In Planctomycetota bacterium, the DNA window AAAGTACTGCGGCGCAGCCGTTGGCGGGGCAGCATCGCCACCGCTCGCGGCCGCACCGAGCGCACCACGCGAGCGAGGACCGTGGTCGGGATGATCCCACTGCCCCAAGCCGTCACGCACTTGCTCGACGTGGCCTCGCGGCGGCGATGGCTGAGCTATGAGGAAATCAGCGAGACGCTGCCGGATGAGTGCATCACGGCGGACGGCCTGCACCAACTGCTCGCCGAGGCCGACGAGCGCGGCATCGAGCTCATCGACGAGCCGACGTACCGGGCCCGCAAGCGACAGCTCGCAACAGATTGCGATGCAGACGACACGGAGGCAACGCCGCGGGCCATGAGCGTCGCCGGCGCCGGCCGGGTCAACGACCAGCTCGCCACGCAGCTCAACGCCGACGACGCGTTCGCCATCGAACACCCCGACACCGAGGATGACGCGGCCGGACCGGTCGTGCCGAGCGATCGCGGCGTGGACGATCCCATCCGCAGCTACCTGGCGCAGATGGGCTCGATCCCGCTGCTCGACCGCGACGAGGAATTGCGGCTCGCCAAGAAGATCGAGACCACGCGGATCATCTTCCGCCGGCGCTGCCTGCAGAGCGACTACGTGGCCTCGCTGGCGGTCGACATGCTCCGCCAGGTGCTGTCCAAGGACCTGCCCTTCGATCGCACGCTCCGCGTGTCGACGGCGACGCCCGAGACCAAGGAGCACCTCTCGCGGCTGCTGCCCGAGCTGCTGCCTTCCATCGAGGCCATGCTCGAGCGCAACCGCGCGCAGTGGACCGAGGCCGAGCGGCTGCGCCGCGAGGGACGCGCGAGCGACGGCAGGCTGACGCCCGAGGCGGTCGCCGAACTCGCGGGTATCGAGCGGTCGCTGCGGGCGCGGCGGCGTCGGATCGCGGCGCTCATCGAGGAGCTAGAGCTGCGGACCAGCCGCCTCGTGCCCGGGCTGCGGAAGCTGCGGGCCATCTCCGCGCGGATGCGCAACCTCGAGGCGCAGCTCGCGCGGCCCGGCGCGGACGCCGATGCCCCGCCGGGCGAACGCAACGGCGATGTCCACGACGAGGACGATCGCCTGGTGATGCTCGACGAGCTAGAGGGGCTGCGGTCGCTGGTGCTCGAGACGCCCGACGCCCTGGCGCAGCGGGTCAGCGACCTCAACTGCGTGTTCTGGGAGTACGAGCAGGCCAAGCGGGACCTCTCGGGCGGCAACCTGCGGCTGGTCGTCTCGATCGCCAAGAAGTACCGCAACCGCGGGCTGAGCTTCCTGGACGTCATCCAGGAGGGCAACACGGGGTTGCTGCGGGCCGTCGACAAGTACGAGTACAAGCGGGGCTACAAGTTCAGCACCTACGCGACGTGGTGGATCCGCCAGGCCATCACCCGCGCGCTGGCGGACCACGCGCGGACCATCCGCCTGCCGGTGCACATGATCGAGCTGATGCACCGCATCCACTCGGTGCAGCGGCAGTTCCTGCAGCAGCACGGTCACGAGCCGACGGACGAGCAGGTGGCCGACATCGCCGGGTGCAAGCCCAAGGACGTCCGCCGCGTGATGGACGTGGCCCGCGGGCCGG includes these proteins:
- a CDS encoding sigma-70 family RNA polymerase sigma factor; translation: MIPLPQAVTHLLDVASRRRWLSYEEISETLPDECITADGLHQLLAEADERGIELIDEPTYRARKRQLATDCDADDTEATPRAMSVAGAGRVNDQLATQLNADDAFAIEHPDTEDDAAGPVVPSDRGVDDPIRSYLAQMGSIPLLDRDEELRLAKKIETTRIIFRRRCLQSDYVASLAVDMLRQVLSKDLPFDRTLRVSTATPETKEHLSRLLPELLPSIEAMLERNRAQWTEAERLRREGRASDGRLTPEAVAELAGIERSLRARRRRIAALIEELELRTSRLVPGLRKLRAISARMRNLEAQLARPGADADAPPGERNGDVHDEDDRLVMLDELEGLRSLVLETPDALAQRVSDLNCVFWEYEQAKRDLSGGNLRLVVSIAKKYRNRGLSFLDVIQEGNTGLLRAVDKYEYKRGYKFSTYATWWIRQAITRALADHARTIRLPVHMIELMHRIHSVQRQFLQQHGHEPTDEQVADIAGCKPKDVRRVMDVARGPASLDRGMGEDEDNAMADLLEDARNSAPDNGVAQEMLREKLEQVLRTLSYREREIIKLRYGIGDGYTYTLEEVGRIFKVTRERVRQVEAKALRKLQHPIRTRRLEGFVDG